TGTTCACCTGGAACGGCACCCGCCGCTGGTTTCGCCTACATAGGTCGACTCGCCGATGATGACTTCTGGGTCGGTGCCCAGGTGGAGCACCAGGTCTGTCACTTCGATGTGGAGAGCGAGTGCAGCACCGGCGGCGAAGTGGGTGCGGAGGTCGTCTCGAGTGCGGAGGACGGGGACACCTGGCAGGAACGGGTGTCGGACATCGGTTTTTGCCGCATAGAGGTCGGGGAGTTCGGACCAGCGGCCGTCGGCGACGCCGAAGACGACTCGTTGGAATACGCCTTCGCGGCTGTTCGCGGCGAAGAGTCCGGCCGGGCGAGGTGCGATGGGGCGAGGTTCGTAAGCGGGCGCTTGGGCGTACGCCTCGGCTAGGCCGGCGGTCGCGTTTTGGATGGCGGCCAGGCGCAGGTAGTCGTGATAGTCACGGGTGTGGGTGAGGAGTCCGTTGCGGGC
The nucleotide sequence above comes from Amycolatopsis sp. AA4. Encoded proteins:
- a CDS encoding nuclear transport factor 2 family protein, yielding MLTDYRLRLPRHPAEALIHTPRDLFDQLSSGITDGRFADLAKLYAEYTVVEHPTAIPRPGRLEGRAALHDRFVSGLGQTLHLKRHDVTVHETADPEVIVAEYQYTAESRKTGQTTETANIQVLHARNGLLTHTRDYHDYLRLAAIQNATAGLAEAYAQAPAYEPRPIAPRPAGLFAANSREGVFQRVVFGVADGRWSELPDLYAAKTDVRHPFLPGVPVLRTRDDLRTHFAAGAALALHIEVTDLVLHLGTDPEVIIGESTYVGETSGGCRSR